Proteins encoded by one window of Bradyrhizobium sp. B097:
- the pssA gene encoding CDP-diacylglycerol--serine O-phosphatidyltransferase, producing MPFDPNSTESRRRRFRPIPVRMLVPNMITLLAICAGLTAIRLSTEGRMELAVAAIVFAAILDGIDGRVARMIKGQSKFGAELDSLADFVNFGVAPGLILYFWQLHELNNGGWIAAMVFAISGGLRLARFNASIDDPNKPAFAANYFTGVPAPAGAITVLLPIYLAFLGVPMPPATLTAFYTLLIAFLMVSRLPVFSGKTVKMRVPPEMVLPVFVSVVFFVALLIGYPWHILSAGSVAYLISLPWGWKSYRDQERQLAAQTHGASVTSPASAAAPYAAPVADADNDDRPTHLH from the coding sequence ATGCCCTTTGATCCCAACTCCACCGAGTCTCGCCGCCGCCGGTTCCGCCCGATCCCGGTGCGGATGCTCGTGCCCAACATGATCACGCTGCTGGCGATCTGCGCCGGCCTGACCGCGATCCGGCTGTCGACGGAAGGGCGGATGGAGCTGGCGGTCGCCGCCATCGTGTTCGCCGCGATCCTCGACGGCATCGACGGCCGCGTCGCCCGCATGATCAAGGGCCAGTCGAAATTCGGCGCCGAGCTCGATAGCCTCGCCGACTTCGTCAATTTCGGCGTCGCGCCGGGCCTGATCCTGTATTTCTGGCAGCTGCATGAATTGAACAATGGCGGCTGGATCGCCGCGATGGTGTTCGCGATCTCCGGCGGCCTGCGGCTGGCGCGCTTCAATGCCTCGATCGACGATCCGAACAAGCCGGCTTTCGCCGCGAATTACTTTACCGGCGTGCCGGCACCGGCCGGCGCGATCACCGTGCTGCTGCCGATCTATCTCGCCTTCCTCGGTGTGCCGATGCCGCCGGCGACGCTGACGGCGTTCTACACGCTCCTGATCGCCTTCCTGATGGTGTCGCGGCTGCCGGTGTTCTCCGGCAAGACTGTGAAGATGCGCGTGCCGCCGGAGATGGTGCTGCCGGTGTTCGTCTCGGTGGTGTTCTTCGTTGCGCTGCTGATCGGCTATCCCTGGCACATCCTCTCGGCGGGTTCGGTCGCTTATTTGATCAGCCTGCCCTGGGGCTGGAAGTCCTACCGCGACCAGGAGCGCCAGCTTGCGGCCCAGACGCACGGCGCAAGTGTGACCTCGCCGGCATCGGCTGCGGCTCCCTATGCAGCGCCGGTCGCGGATGCTGACAACGACGATCGTCCGACGCATCTGCATTGA
- a CDS encoding TerC family protein has protein sequence MSELFSLDALSALLQVVVIDLVLAADNAVVIGLAAAGLPAKQRGKAILIGIGAATLLRILFALLATQLMQIVGLLLAGGILLLWVCWKMWRELRATAHETTAEHAADGAEGQRKTLWQATTQIVVADVSMSLDNVLAVAGAAREQPIVLVFGLALSIAMMGAAATFIAKLLQNHRWIAYVGLAVILYVAVDMTIRGASEIAKVAPA, from the coding sequence ATGTCCGAACTGTTTTCACTCGACGCCCTCAGCGCCTTGCTGCAAGTCGTCGTCATCGACCTCGTGCTGGCCGCCGACAACGCGGTCGTGATCGGCCTTGCCGCGGCAGGCCTGCCGGCGAAGCAACGCGGCAAGGCGATCCTGATCGGCATCGGCGCCGCGACGCTGCTGCGCATCCTGTTCGCGCTGCTCGCCACGCAATTGATGCAGATCGTCGGGCTCTTGCTGGCCGGCGGCATCCTGCTGCTGTGGGTGTGCTGGAAAATGTGGCGCGAGCTGCGCGCCACCGCGCATGAGACGACGGCCGAGCATGCCGCCGATGGGGCGGAGGGACAGCGCAAGACGCTGTGGCAGGCCACGACCCAGATCGTCGTCGCCGACGTCTCGATGTCGCTCGACAACGTGCTGGCGGTTGCGGGCGCGGCGCGCGAGCAGCCGATCGTGCTGGTGTTCGGCCTTGCGCTCTCGATCGCGATGATGGGCGCGGCCGCGACCTTCATCGCAAAACTGCTGCAGAACCACCGCTGGATCGCCTATGTCGGCCTCGCCGTGATCCTCTACGTCGCCGTCGACATGACCATTCGCGGCGCATCCGAGATCGCGAAGGTCGCGCCGGCTTGA
- a CDS encoding phosphatidylserine decarboxylase yields the protein MSIANSIRAQIPPIHPEGYPFIGGFALASLILFWIWTPLGWIGTLLTVWCALFFRDPVRVTPLRDGIVVSPADGRVSMVVQALPPAELGLGDKPLPRVSVFMSVFNCHVNRSPVAGRIDRIAYRPGAFINAELDKASEDNERNSLVISGANGRIGVVQIAGLVARRIVCFVKEGQSIGAGERFGLIRFGSRLDVYLPEGTKALVSEGQTAVAGETILADFRNADPGRTYRAD from the coding sequence ATGTCGATCGCCAATTCCATCCGCGCGCAGATCCCGCCGATCCACCCAGAGGGCTATCCGTTCATCGGTGGCTTCGCCCTGGCGAGCCTGATCCTGTTCTGGATCTGGACCCCGCTGGGCTGGATCGGGACGCTGCTCACGGTCTGGTGCGCGCTGTTCTTCCGCGATCCCGTCCGCGTGACGCCGCTGCGCGACGGCATCGTCGTGTCGCCGGCCGATGGCCGCGTCTCCATGGTGGTGCAGGCGCTGCCGCCGGCCGAGCTTGGCCTCGGCGACAAGCCGCTGCCGCGGGTCTCGGTGTTCATGAGCGTGTTCAACTGCCACGTGAACCGCAGCCCGGTTGCCGGCCGCATCGACCGTATCGCCTACCGGCCCGGCGCCTTCATCAATGCCGAGCTCGACAAGGCGAGCGAGGACAATGAGCGCAACTCGCTGGTGATCTCCGGCGCCAATGGCCGCATCGGCGTGGTCCAGATCGCCGGCCTCGTGGCGCGCCGCATCGTCTGCTTCGTCAAGGAAGGCCAGTCGATCGGCGCGGGCGAACGCTTCGGCCTGATCCGCTTCGGCTCGCGGCTCGACGTCTACCTGCCCGAGGGCACCAAGGCCCTGGTCTCCGAGGGGCAGACCGCGGTTGCCGGCGAGACGATTCTTGCGGATTTCCGCAACGCCGACCCGGGCCGCACCTACCGCGCCGATTAA
- a CDS encoding ABC transporter ATP-binding protein/permease: protein MVPPQQTVTAADQPTATAPAAERGTLLGTLVHLWPYIWPGDRADLKMRVIWSVVLLLFAKLATLSVPFTFKWAIDALNGTGSAPVAASNWMVWLIASPVLMTISYGAVRIIMAVLTQWRDGIFARVAMHAVRRLAYITFVHMHELSLRFHLERKTGGLTRVLERGRSGIETIVRMVILQLIPTIVEVALLAAVLLWQFDWRYVLAVLITVVVFMYYTYIATEWRIEIRRKMNDSDTEANTKAIDSLLNYETVKYFGAEEREARRYDRSMERYEQASVKTYTSLAVLNTGQAIIFTAGLTATMLMCAFGIRNGTHTVGDFVLINSMMIQLYQPLNFMGMVYREIKQAIIDIEKMFDVLARDPEVKDVPGAKPLVVSTGSVRFEDVRFAYEPDRQILKGLSFEVPAGKTVAIVGPSGAGKSTISRLLFRLYDVSSGRILIDGQDIKNVTQTSLRSAIGMVPQDTVLFNDTIRYNIRYGRWDAGDDEVEEAARLAQIDGFIRMSPQGYETQVGERGLKLSGGEKQRVAIARTVLKAPPILVLDEATSALDSHTEHEIQGALERVSRNRTSLVIAHRLSTIVGADEIIVLDQGRIAERGTHARLLASGGLYASMWNRQREAEEARERLAQVDDDGGAPNRLPPVVTDSSEESTPDAGEKPLPTAAE from the coding sequence ATGGTGCCGCCGCAACAGACTGTGACCGCGGCCGATCAGCCCACGGCCACGGCGCCCGCCGCCGAGAGGGGGACGCTGCTCGGCACTCTCGTTCATCTCTGGCCCTACATCTGGCCCGGCGATCGCGCCGATTTGAAGATGCGCGTGATCTGGTCGGTGGTGCTGCTGCTGTTCGCCAAGCTCGCGACGCTGTCGGTGCCGTTCACGTTCAAATGGGCGATCGATGCGCTGAACGGCACGGGTTCGGCGCCGGTCGCGGCCTCGAACTGGATGGTCTGGCTAATCGCCTCGCCGGTGCTGATGACGATCAGCTACGGCGCGGTGCGCATCATCATGGCGGTGCTGACGCAGTGGCGCGATGGCATCTTCGCCCGCGTCGCGATGCATGCGGTGCGGCGGCTCGCCTACATCACCTTCGTGCACATGCACGAGCTGTCGCTGCGCTTCCATCTCGAGCGCAAGACCGGCGGCCTGACCCGCGTGCTGGAGCGCGGCCGCTCCGGCATCGAGACCATCGTGCGGATGGTGATCCTGCAGCTGATCCCGACCATCGTCGAGGTCGCGCTGCTGGCGGCGGTGCTGCTCTGGCAGTTCGACTGGCGCTACGTGCTCGCGGTGCTGATCACGGTCGTCGTGTTCATGTACTACACCTACATCGCGACCGAGTGGCGGATCGAGATCCGCCGCAAGATGAACGATTCCGATACCGAGGCGAACACCAAGGCTATCGACTCGCTGCTCAACTACGAGACGGTGAAGTATTTCGGCGCCGAGGAGCGCGAGGCCAGGCGCTACGACCGCTCGATGGAGCGCTACGAGCAGGCCAGCGTGAAGACCTACACCTCGCTCGCCGTGCTCAACACCGGGCAGGCGATCATCTTCACCGCGGGCCTGACCGCGACCATGCTGATGTGCGCATTCGGCATCCGCAACGGCACCCACACCGTCGGCGATTTCGTGCTGATCAATTCGATGATGATCCAGCTCTACCAGCCGCTGAACTTCATGGGCATGGTGTATCGCGAGATCAAGCAGGCGATCATCGACATCGAGAAGATGTTCGACGTGCTGGCGCGCGACCCCGAGGTGAAGGATGTGCCGGGCGCCAAGCCGCTCGTGGTGTCCACAGGCAGCGTGCGCTTCGAGGATGTCCGCTTCGCCTACGAGCCCGACCGCCAGATCCTGAAAGGCCTGAGCTTCGAGGTGCCGGCCGGCAAGACGGTCGCGATCGTCGGTCCCTCCGGCGCCGGCAAGTCGACGATCTCGCGGCTGCTGTTCCGGCTCTACGATGTCTCGAGCGGCCGCATCCTGATCGACGGCCAGGACATCAAGAATGTGACGCAGACCTCGCTGCGGTCGGCGATCGGCATGGTGCCGCAGGACACCGTGCTGTTCAACGACACCATCCGCTACAACATCCGCTATGGCCGCTGGGATGCCGGCGATGATGAGGTGGAGGAGGCGGCGCGGCTGGCGCAGATCGACGGCTTCATCCGGATGTCGCCGCAGGGTTACGAGACGCAGGTCGGCGAGCGCGGCCTGAAACTCTCCGGCGGCGAGAAGCAGCGCGTCGCGATCGCGCGCACCGTCTTGAAGGCGCCGCCGATCCTGGTGCTGGATGAAGCGACCTCGGCGCTCGACAGCCACACCGAGCACGAGATCCAGGGCGCGCTGGAGCGGGTCTCGCGCAACCGCACCTCGCTGGTGATCGCGCACCGGCTGTCGACCATCGTCGGCGCCGACGAGATCATCGTGCTGGACCAGGGCCGGATCGCCGAGCGCGGCACCCACGCGCGGCTTTTGGCCTCGGGCGGTCTCTATGCCAGCATGTGGAACCGGCAGCGCGAGGCCGAGGAGGCCCGCGAACGGCTCGCCCAGGTCGATGACGACGGCGGCGCGCCGAATCGCCTGCCGCCCGTGGTCACCGATTCCTCGGAGGAATCCACCCCTGACGCGGGTGAGAAACCCTTGCCGACCGCCGCGGAATAG
- a CDS encoding DMT family transporter: MNEHKAGAKPAALPDKKAILLGVACGLGAALCWALGFVATRHGLKVGFTPVDLLMHRFLWSGIVFIPLVVRAGLKDLCGIGWGRGMALMMLGGPVMSLISYAGFVFVPLGHGSVIQPSCATLGGLFLAVVLLKEQISPSRVAGAVVIVIGLAVIGSESIGHMGLSAVMGDLIFVTTGLMFAGFATLVRYWRVSAFSVATVISVLSLSLFPLYAASGGLARDAAIGLNENALQAVAQGILAGPAAMYLFALSIQRLGVARAAVFPATVPVLTLLLGWLLIGEPPTTLQAAGLVTVLAGFYLAQRQS; this comes from the coding sequence ATGAACGAACACAAGGCCGGCGCCAAGCCTGCAGCCCTTCCTGATAAAAAAGCCATTCTGCTCGGGGTCGCATGCGGTCTCGGCGCGGCGCTGTGCTGGGCTCTCGGCTTCGTGGCGACCCGGCACGGCCTGAAAGTCGGGTTCACCCCTGTGGATCTCCTGATGCATCGCTTCCTGTGGTCGGGCATCGTGTTCATCCCGCTCGTTGTGCGCGCCGGCCTGAAAGACCTCTGCGGCATCGGATGGGGCCGCGGCATGGCGCTGATGATGCTGGGCGGGCCGGTGATGTCGCTCATCAGCTATGCCGGCTTCGTGTTCGTGCCCCTCGGGCATGGCAGCGTGATCCAGCCTTCCTGCGCGACCCTGGGCGGACTGTTCCTCGCGGTCGTCCTGCTGAAGGAACAGATCTCACCCTCACGGGTCGCCGGCGCCGTCGTCATCGTGATCGGGCTTGCCGTGATCGGGAGCGAGTCGATCGGCCATATGGGATTGAGCGCCGTGATGGGCGATCTGATCTTCGTTACGACCGGATTGATGTTTGCAGGCTTCGCCACACTGGTACGCTACTGGCGGGTGTCTGCGTTCTCGGTGGCGACCGTCATCAGCGTGCTGTCGCTCTCGCTGTTTCCGCTGTATGCCGCCTCGGGCGGGCTGGCACGCGATGCGGCCATCGGCCTGAACGAGAATGCGCTGCAGGCCGTCGCCCAGGGCATCCTGGCCGGGCCCGCAGCCATGTATTTGTTCGCGCTGTCGATCCAGCGGCTCGGAGTAGCCCGCGCGGCCGTATTTCCCGCGACCGTGCCGGTGCTGACCTTGCTGTTGGGCTGGCTCCTGATCGGCGAGCCGCCGACCACGCTGCAGGCGGCCGGATTGGTCACGGTGTTGGCCGGGTTCTACCTCGCGCAACGTCAGAGCTAG
- a CDS encoding PLP-dependent aminotransferase family protein yields MPNPLPIALDRSARTPLSEQIRKAIAAAIDNGVLVPGARLPSWLDLAAQLGVARGTVRTAYDKLADAQHIVSSKANGTTVARRPRKAAKPDAPIVPGSVVEMFHDLSGQGHFRMGVPAQDALPAKLLARIRARAVRAELSAVTRTIDPRGELELRREIAAHLAIARGLECSPAQIVITSGFSGGLGLALRVLGLEGRRAWMEDPGFPLTRKGLELARLELAPIPVDGDGVDVDHGLRHAPDAALAVVTPGQQAPLGPPLSLRRRAQLLDWAAQTGAWIIEDDYLGELQLDGRAAPALASLDRAGRVIHLGSFSKTISPTLRLGFLVAPEQLAAQFADVATCLAPAPGPAVQLSTAEFMRDGHYIRHLRRTKRTYSERRDALTAALRPCSNVRVAGLAVMLTLPDKVDDLAIARQVLAHGLAPAPLSPWYLSPKRAQSGLLLGIATMPDRGVQTACKRLFEAIRAEGRTQGAPAARRVRKSAAR; encoded by the coding sequence ATGCCCAACCCGCTTCCCATCGCGCTCGACCGCTCGGCCAGGACGCCGCTTTCGGAGCAGATACGCAAGGCGATTGCGGCGGCGATCGACAATGGCGTGCTGGTGCCGGGCGCCCGGCTGCCGTCATGGCTCGACCTTGCCGCGCAGCTCGGCGTTGCGCGCGGCACCGTGCGGACCGCTTACGACAAGTTGGCGGACGCCCAGCACATCGTGTCGTCGAAGGCGAACGGCACCACCGTCGCCAGGCGGCCGAGGAAGGCTGCAAAACCCGATGCGCCGATCGTTCCGGGATCGGTCGTGGAGATGTTTCATGACCTGAGCGGTCAAGGACATTTCCGGATGGGCGTCCCCGCGCAGGACGCTCTCCCCGCAAAGCTGCTGGCGCGAATCCGCGCGCGCGCCGTGCGGGCGGAGTTGAGCGCGGTGACCCGCACCATCGATCCGCGCGGCGAGCTCGAATTGCGGCGGGAGATCGCGGCGCACCTCGCGATCGCGCGCGGGCTTGAATGCTCGCCTGCGCAGATCGTCATCACCTCGGGCTTCAGCGGCGGACTTGGCCTCGCGTTGCGCGTGCTCGGCCTCGAAGGCCGCCGCGCATGGATGGAAGACCCGGGATTTCCATTGACCCGAAAGGGGCTCGAGCTCGCCCGGCTGGAGCTCGCCCCGATCCCTGTCGACGGCGACGGCGTCGACGTCGACCACGGCCTCAGGCACGCGCCCGACGCGGCGCTCGCGGTCGTGACGCCGGGACAGCAGGCGCCGCTCGGGCCGCCGCTGTCACTGAGGCGTCGCGCGCAACTGCTCGATTGGGCCGCGCAAACCGGCGCCTGGATCATCGAGGACGACTATCTCGGCGAGCTGCAGCTCGATGGCCGCGCCGCGCCCGCGCTGGCCTCGCTCGACCGCGCCGGCCGGGTGATTCATCTCGGCTCCTTTAGCAAGACGATCTCGCCGACGCTTCGGCTCGGCTTCCTGGTTGCGCCCGAGCAATTGGCGGCGCAGTTCGCCGATGTCGCGACATGCCTCGCCCCTGCTCCGGGACCAGCCGTGCAGCTTTCCACCGCCGAGTTCATGCGTGACGGCCACTACATCCGTCACCTCCGGCGAACCAAGCGGACCTATAGCGAGCGCCGCGACGCATTGACGGCTGCACTGCGGCCATGCAGCAACGTGCGAGTGGCCGGCCTTGCGGTGATGCTGACGCTGCCCGACAAGGTCGACGATCTCGCGATCGCGCGGCAGGTGCTCGCGCATGGGCTGGCGCCCGCTCCGCTCTCGCCCTGGTATCTCTCACCGAAGCGGGCGCAGTCGGGCTTGCTGCTCGGCATTGCAACCATGCCCGATCGCGGCGTTCAGACCGCCTGCAAGCGTCTGTTCGAGGCGATCCGTGCCGAAGGTCGCACTCAAGGCGCGCCGGCCGCGCGCCGCGTCAGGAAATCCGCAGCCCGGTGA
- a CDS encoding GrpB family protein: MRSNQGVNVEKYGAGSIVVSDYDPNWPALFAQERTRIEQALGAFALAIEHVGSTAVPGLPSKPIIDLLVGVRSLEAAGQRCIERLEALGYIYMPDYASWIPGELFFRKGPPGPWTHHLHMMEPSHPRWEARLVFRDYLRAHGEVARAYAEIKRALAASSKDDIEAYRTGKDAFVQETTAKAWAWRTAARDQ, from the coding sequence GTGAGAAGCAATCAGGGGGTCAACGTGGAGAAGTACGGCGCCGGGTCGATCGTCGTCTCTGACTATGACCCCAACTGGCCCGCATTGTTCGCGCAGGAGCGCACGCGGATCGAGCAGGCTCTCGGCGCGTTCGCATTGGCCATCGAGCATGTCGGCAGCACGGCCGTTCCAGGTCTCCCGTCGAAGCCCATCATCGACCTGCTGGTTGGCGTGCGCAGCCTCGAAGCGGCCGGGCAACGCTGCATCGAGCGGCTCGAGGCGCTCGGCTATATCTACATGCCGGACTACGCGTCGTGGATCCCCGGCGAACTGTTCTTCCGCAAAGGACCGCCGGGTCCGTGGACCCACCATCTGCACATGATGGAGCCGTCGCATCCGCGTTGGGAGGCACGCCTGGTGTTTCGCGATTATCTGCGCGCGCACGGCGAGGTGGCACGCGCCTATGCCGAGATCAAGCGGGCCCTCGCCGCCTCCTCAAAAGACGACATCGAAGCCTATCGGACCGGCAAGGATGCTTTCGTCCAGGAGACCACAGCCAAGGCGTGGGCGTGGCGCACAGCGGCACGAGACCAATAG
- a CDS encoding cupin domain-containing protein, with protein sequence MKNSWMALLACAALATPAKAQSVTPKFEHAITNIPGKSLIAVEVNFPPGEPSAPHHHAKSAFLYVYVLQGAIESQLEGEAAHIYRAGDSFFEPPGAHHVLGRNASATEPAKILAVFVVDSNDKALTVFDKEGHKP encoded by the coding sequence ATGAAGAATTCATGGATGGCGCTGCTGGCCTGCGCCGCGCTTGCGACGCCGGCAAAAGCGCAATCGGTGACGCCGAAATTCGAGCATGCCATCACCAACATTCCCGGCAAGTCGCTGATCGCGGTCGAGGTCAATTTCCCGCCGGGCGAGCCGTCGGCGCCGCATCATCATGCCAAGTCGGCGTTTCTCTATGTCTACGTGCTCCAGGGCGCGATCGAGAGCCAGCTGGAGGGCGAGGCCGCGCACATCTATCGGGCCGGCGACAGCTTCTTCGAGCCGCCCGGCGCCCATCACGTGCTCGGGCGAAACGCCAGCGCGACCGAGCCGGCCAAGATCCTTGCCGTGTTCGTCGTCGACAGCAACGACAAGGCGCTGACCGTCTTCGACAAGGAAGGGCACAAGCCGTGA
- a CDS encoding TIGR00730 family Rossman fold protein, which translates to MNQIKTVCVYCGSGPGNNPRFVEAAIALGKAFAENNVRLVYGGGSIGLMGAVAKSTLDHGGSVTGIIPEFLRARENALTSVQEMIVTPDMHERKRLMFERSDAFVALPGGIGTLEELVEQLTWQQLGRHSKPILLANIDGFWEPLLSLLSHMRTTEFIRATLPINVLMADRVDDILPRLRSAVAGKPAAAKELAPEVARRL; encoded by the coding sequence ATGAACCAAATCAAGACTGTCTGTGTTTATTGCGGCTCCGGCCCCGGTAACAATCCCCGTTTCGTTGAAGCTGCCATCGCGCTCGGCAAGGCCTTTGCCGAAAACAACGTGCGCCTGGTGTACGGGGGCGGCTCGATCGGCCTGATGGGCGCGGTCGCCAAATCCACCCTCGATCATGGCGGCTCCGTCACCGGCATCATTCCGGAATTCCTGCGGGCGCGCGAGAATGCGCTGACCTCGGTTCAGGAGATGATCGTCACCCCTGACATGCATGAGCGCAAGCGGCTGATGTTCGAGCGCTCGGATGCGTTCGTCGCACTGCCCGGCGGCATCGGCACGCTGGAGGAGTTGGTCGAGCAGCTGACCTGGCAGCAGCTCGGCCGTCACTCCAAGCCGATCCTGCTCGCCAACATCGATGGTTTCTGGGAACCCCTGCTCTCGCTGCTGAGCCACATGCGCACGACCGAGTTCATCCGCGCGACGCTGCCGATCAACGTGCTGATGGCCGACCGCGTCGACGACATTTTGCCGCGGCTGCGCTCCGCGGTGGCCGGCAAGCCCGCGGCCGCGAAGGAGCTCGCCCCCGAAGTGGCGCGGCGGCTCTGA
- a CDS encoding SDR family NAD(P)-dependent oxidoreductase — MNMAGKTVLITGSTDGVGRYVAMKLASAGARVLIHGRDTKRAQTLADEIKRVSGREPMFYQADLSSLAEVREFAQLVLDDQERLDVLVSNAGIGSQNDGPARQTSKDGHELRFAVNYLAGFLLAHLLLPRLKASTPARIVNVASLGQHPIDFGDVMITRNYSGARAYAQSKLSQIMFTIDLAAELEGSGVTVNSLHPATYMNTTMVRASGATPISTVEQGGDAILRLVQDDDVAEKSGLFFDGKREARAHAQAYDAEARKRLKALSLALTGLRIS; from the coding sequence ATGAATATGGCAGGCAAGACCGTGCTGATCACCGGTTCCACCGATGGCGTCGGCCGCTACGTGGCGATGAAGCTGGCATCCGCCGGCGCCCGGGTCCTGATCCACGGCCGCGATACCAAACGGGCGCAGACCCTTGCCGACGAGATCAAGCGGGTCTCCGGTCGCGAGCCGATGTTCTATCAGGCCGATCTGTCCTCGCTCGCCGAGGTCCGCGAGTTCGCCCAGCTGGTGCTCGACGACCAGGAGCGCCTCGATGTTCTGGTCAGCAATGCCGGCATCGGCTCACAGAACGACGGGCCGGCGCGGCAGACCAGCAAGGACGGCCACGAGCTGCGCTTCGCGGTGAACTATCTCGCCGGCTTCCTGCTCGCGCATCTCTTGCTGCCGCGGCTCAAGGCGAGCACGCCGGCGCGCATCGTCAATGTTGCTTCGCTCGGCCAGCACCCGATTGATTTCGGCGATGTGATGATCACCAGGAACTACAGCGGCGCCCGCGCCTATGCGCAGAGCAAGCTGTCGCAGATCATGTTCACCATCGACCTCGCCGCCGAGCTCGAAGGCTCCGGCGTAACCGTCAATTCGCTGCATCCGGCGACCTACATGAACACGACCATGGTGCGCGCCAGCGGTGCCACGCCGATCTCGACCGTCGAGCAGGGCGGCGACGCCATTTTGCGCCTGGTTCAGGACGACGACGTCGCCGAAAAAAGCGGGCTGTTCTTCGACGGCAAGCGCGAGGCGCGCGCCCATGCCCAAGCCTATGATGCCGAGGCGCGCAAGCGGCTAAAGGCATTGAGCCTTGCGCTCACCGGGCTGCGGATTTCCTGA
- a CDS encoding RraA family protein produces the protein MTSASAPLPASVLEALARYDTPTICNAMEVVAPERRLIGYTVKPLVCPFPTLPPIVGYARTVAIRSVLKSGLSAEEQSKRRIEYYEYVGTGFGPRISVIQDIDGPDVGYGAFWGEVQSAVHKALGCLGVITDGSIRDIPQWAPGFQALAGSIGPSHAWVHAESFGGEVRVAGMTVRSDDLIHADSHGAIVIPYEIAAKLPEAAELCGRRETPILDIARSKDFTLEKLKEALKRSAEIH, from the coding sequence GTGACATCCGCTTCCGCCCCGCTGCCTGCGTCCGTCCTCGAGGCGTTAGCGCGCTACGACACGCCGACGATCTGCAATGCGATGGAGGTCGTCGCGCCGGAGCGCCGTCTGATCGGCTACACCGTGAAGCCGCTGGTCTGCCCGTTCCCGACCTTGCCGCCGATCGTCGGCTATGCGCGCACGGTTGCGATCCGCTCGGTGCTGAAGTCCGGGCTCTCGGCCGAGGAGCAGTCGAAGCGCCGCATCGAATATTATGAATATGTCGGCACCGGTTTCGGTCCGCGCATCTCCGTGATCCAGGACATCGACGGTCCCGATGTCGGCTACGGCGCGTTCTGGGGCGAGGTGCAGAGCGCCGTGCACAAGGCGCTCGGCTGCCTCGGCGTCATCACCGACGGCTCGATCCGCGACATTCCGCAATGGGCGCCGGGCTTCCAGGCGCTGGCCGGCTCGATCGGCCCGTCGCATGCCTGGGTGCATGCCGAAAGCTTTGGCGGCGAGGTCCGCGTCGCCGGCATGACGGTGCGCTCCGACGACCTGATCCACGCCGACAGCCACGGCGCGATCGTGATTCCCTACGAGATCGCGGCGAAGCTGCCCGAGGCCGCCGAACTCTGCGGCCGCCGCGAGACCCCGATCTTGGACATCGCGCGCAGCAAGGACTTCACGCTCGAGAAGCTGAAGGAGGCGCTGAAGCGCTCGGCGGAAATCCACTGA
- a CDS encoding carboxymuconolactone decarboxylase family protein — protein MSIRIDYNKVAPAGIKALGGVYGYLTQCGLPATLIELVYLRISQINGCAYCLDMHTRSLQKMGVAVEKLALLQVWREAEVLFDAEERAALAWAEIVTRVAETAIPDADYQAARAVFNEMQLVDLTIAIGLMNTYNRIAIGFRNPPQAVRELTS, from the coding sequence GTGAGCATACGGATCGATTACAACAAGGTCGCGCCCGCGGGCATCAAGGCGCTTGGTGGCGTCTACGGCTACCTCACGCAATGCGGCCTCCCGGCGACGCTGATCGAGCTCGTCTACCTGCGCATCTCGCAGATCAACGGCTGTGCCTATTGCCTCGACATGCATACGCGCAGCTTGCAGAAAATGGGCGTTGCGGTCGAGAAGCTGGCGCTGTTGCAGGTCTGGCGCGAGGCGGAGGTTCTGTTCGACGCCGAGGAGCGCGCAGCGCTGGCCTGGGCCGAAATCGTCACGCGCGTGGCGGAGACCGCGATCCCGGATGCCGATTACCAGGCGGCCCGCGCGGTGTTCAACGAGATGCAGCTGGTCGACCTGACCATCGCGATCGGCCTGATGAACACCTACAACCGGATCGCAATCGGCTTCCGCAATCCGCCGCAGGCCGTTCGCGAGCTGACGAGCTAG
- a CDS encoding VOC family protein: protein MIDHVSVGVRDLERAARFYEPTLAALGLSRLVTRPATIGFGKAYPEFWINLRATMAQVAHESGTHICLRAKTTAEVDAFHAAALASGGLSDGAPGLRPHDRVRYYAAFVLDPDGNRIEAVTFPSE, encoded by the coding sequence ATGATCGACCACGTCTCCGTCGGCGTCCGCGATCTCGAGCGCGCCGCGCGGTTCTATGAGCCGACGCTGGCCGCGCTTGGCCTGAGCCGCCTCGTCACGCGGCCGGCGACGATCGGCTTCGGCAAGGCCTATCCCGAATTCTGGATCAATCTCCGCGCCACGATGGCGCAGGTCGCGCATGAGAGCGGCACCCATATCTGCCTGCGCGCGAAGACCACCGCCGAGGTCGATGCGTTCCACGCCGCCGCGCTGGCTTCAGGCGGCCTCTCCGACGGCGCCCCGGGCCTGCGCCCGCACGACCGCGTGCGCTACTACGCCGCCTTCGTGCTCGATCCCGACGGCAACCGCATCGAGGCCGTGACGTTTCCGAGCGAGTGA